From the genome of Devriesea agamarum, one region includes:
- a CDS encoding single-stranded DNA-binding protein, with product MAGDTIITVVGNLTANPDLKFTQTGTPYALFTVASTPRTFNRQTGQWEDGEALFMRCTLWHGAAENMAESLEKGMRVIVQGRLKQRSYDDHEGNKRTIISLDVDEIGPSLRYATAKPVKVQRGQQGGLAPFGAQQAAPAQNWTAQQQAYTPTPAPMPAPQAQAVPQQVNPWASGTNELPF from the coding sequence ATGGCCGGAGACACCATTATCACTGTGGTCGGCAACCTGACCGCCAACCCCGACCTGAAGTTCACCCAAACTGGCACCCCGTACGCCCTGTTCACGGTCGCATCCACCCCGCGCACCTTCAATCGTCAGACCGGCCAATGGGAGGACGGCGAAGCGCTATTCATGCGGTGCACGCTCTGGCATGGAGCGGCTGAGAACATGGCCGAGTCCCTAGAAAAAGGCATGCGCGTAATCGTCCAGGGTCGACTGAAGCAGCGGTCCTACGACGATCACGAAGGCAATAAGCGCACCATTATCAGCCTCGACGTGGATGAGATTGGCCCGTCACTGCGTTACGCCACAGCTAAGCCGGTCAAGGTCCAGCGCGGACAGCAGGGCGGCTTGGCACCGTTCGGGGCTCAGCAAGCAGCCCCCGCACAAAACTGGACGGCTCAGCAGCAGGCCTACACCCCAACACCTGCACCTATGCCCGCACCCCAGGCGCAGGCGGTACCGCAACAGGTGAACCCGTGGGCTAGCGGGACGAACGAGCTGCCGTTTTAA
- a CDS encoding recombinase RecT: MNELVPHQSSSHAMNLSEQMEYSKALAAASIIPREYQQAPANILVAIGYAQALSEAPITALTDIYVVNGRPSMSAAMMHRRALEAGHRVRVTADDQSATASIWRRDDPGYEHKVTWTLERARTAGITGNATWKKFPSSMLRARAISECCRLACPEVLGSAKYTPDEIGGDFVDVPATVEVVSSAPTRKVSRKTKPKTTPTPDDSSDQEAPPPHNNAGQSAPVGDQPSEAAFKRMFAILNENGLIGRDEALGYVSSILGRDIASRSELTADEVARISDSFTPAPKEQ, translated from the coding sequence ATGAACGAACTCGTTCCACATCAGTCTTCATCCCACGCGATGAACCTCAGTGAGCAGATGGAATACAGTAAGGCCTTAGCTGCCGCGTCGATTATTCCTCGCGAATACCAGCAGGCACCGGCTAACATCCTGGTCGCCATCGGATATGCTCAAGCGCTCAGTGAAGCCCCAATCACGGCCCTTACTGATATTTACGTCGTCAATGGCCGCCCGTCCATGTCGGCTGCCATGATGCACCGCAGAGCCCTCGAGGCGGGGCACCGGGTGCGTGTAACGGCAGATGACCAATCGGCCACCGCATCCATTTGGCGACGCGATGACCCGGGGTATGAACACAAAGTCACCTGGACCCTTGAGCGTGCCCGCACGGCAGGAATTACCGGAAATGCGACGTGGAAAAAGTTCCCCAGTTCCATGCTGAGGGCGCGCGCAATATCCGAATGCTGCCGCCTTGCCTGCCCAGAAGTCTTAGGGTCTGCGAAGTATACGCCCGATGAGATCGGCGGCGACTTTGTAGACGTTCCAGCAACGGTTGAGGTCGTCTCGAGTGCCCCTACTCGCAAGGTCTCACGCAAAACCAAGCCCAAGACGACGCCGACGCCCGACGATTCCTCTGATCAGGAAGCGCCGCCGCCACACAACAATGCAGGTCAGTCAGCGCCGGTGGGTGATCAGCCATCTGAGGCTGCATTTAAGCGAATGTTCGCCATTCTCAATGAGAACGGGTTGATCGGACGAGATGAAGCACTTGGCTACGTCTCGAGCATTCTTGGCCGCGATATCGCCTCACGCTCTGAACTGACCGCTGATGAGGTCGCGCGTATATCAGATTCATTCACCCCAGCCCCTAAGGAGCAATAA
- a CDS encoding BRO-N domain-containing protein, whose product MRFETTKYIPESDKPIRAIIDDQTFEAWFHLGDVAEAYGYSDTSVLLRVVGVQHTERKRWEHGDDYVNKTSLTLAGLRLAARHAPNQRFVAVDDWIIHSIRDRERKPKDGDN is encoded by the coding sequence ATGCGATTCGAGACGACTAAATATATCCCCGAAAGCGACAAGCCGATTCGTGCGATTATCGACGATCAGACTTTCGAGGCGTGGTTTCACTTGGGAGACGTCGCCGAAGCTTACGGCTATAGCGACACCAGTGTTCTGTTAAGGGTTGTTGGAGTCCAGCATACTGAGAGGAAGCGCTGGGAACATGGAGATGACTACGTAAATAAAACCTCCCTAACCTTGGCCGGTCTTCGACTTGCCGCACGCCATGCACCTAATCAACGTTTCGTGGCGGTTGATGATTGGATAATCCACAGCATTCGGGACCGTGAGCGCAAGCCAAAAGATGGAGATAACTAA
- a CDS encoding BRO-N domain-containing protein, translating to MTEYKEIEPYELHGHNMRAYQDLESGKQLVEAADLYKALDYDSRNDLLEMLDDDEYDVDYTRFAEGVNGDGVLVSIEGMLSAQLCSTHPEARDFRRAFTHNLIPALASTDLELEEAVAIILHAAELKSFLKNSHENTECNTTEDKRVEREI from the coding sequence ATGACTGAATATAAAGAGATTGAGCCGTATGAATTGCACGGACATAATATGCGTGCCTACCAAGATTTAGAGAGCGGCAAGCAACTAGTCGAAGCGGCTGACTTGTATAAAGCGCTCGACTATGACAGTCGAAACGATTTGCTGGAAATGCTGGATGACGATGAATACGACGTCGATTACACACGATTTGCTGAAGGGGTAAATGGAGATGGTGTTTTAGTATCCATAGAGGGTATGCTTTCTGCCCAACTCTGTTCCACTCATCCTGAAGCCAGGGATTTTAGAAGGGCGTTTACCCACAACCTGATCCCCGCCCTTGCCAGTACAGACTTAGAGCTAGAAGAGGCTGTCGCAATTATTTTACACGCGGCGGAATTAAAAAGTTTTCTAAAAAACTCGCACGAAAACACAGAATGCAACACCACTGAAGACAAGCGCGTTGAGAGGGAGATTTGA
- a CDS encoding dsRNA-binding motif domain-containing protein, producing MSSNVLTIRRTDAAPSKLHDYAVRVGFNHTYAECRTCGWTGPLHAGYFGAEAEIDGIGHQVDAGERTEPRKVAPPRRTSSVRIINALGRVGLGVVGLMLPLGLAAAIVYQV from the coding sequence ATGTCGAGCAACGTTCTTACCATCCGCCGCACCGATGCCGCCCCGTCAAAGCTGCACGATTACGCCGTACGCGTTGGCTTTAACCACACCTACGCCGAGTGTCGGACCTGTGGGTGGACCGGGCCGCTCCATGCAGGATATTTCGGTGCTGAAGCCGAAATCGACGGCATAGGACACCAGGTTGACGCGGGAGAGCGCACTGAACCCCGTAAGGTCGCACCGCCGCGCCGAACGTCTAGCGTGCGCATTATCAACGCTCTAGGAAGGGTCGGCTTAGGGGTTGTCGGACTCATGCTGCCCCTCGGACTTGCTGCCGCGATTGTGTACCAGGTATAA
- a CDS encoding BRO-N domain-containing protein: MNIMQWWDEIRIRNIEITVAVDDDNKPWFDADDIAYCLEYLYASEMYRDLPDEDVCFAKYGPGGDKQVFISKWETLELLTDGIEYSERIDCKEAIKAIEKWCEENLG, encoded by the coding sequence ATGAATATAATGCAGTGGTGGGACGAGATTAGGATACGTAACATCGAAATCACGGTCGCCGTAGACGACGATAATAAACCGTGGTTTGACGCTGACGATATCGCTTACTGCCTTGAGTACCTCTATGCGTCCGAAATGTACAGGGATCTTCCAGACGAAGATGTTTGCTTTGCTAAGTATGGGCCAGGTGGGGATAAGCAAGTTTTCATCAGTAAGTGGGAAACCCTTGAACTCCTTACTGACGGCATTGAGTACTCCGAGAGGATCGATTGTAAGGAAGCAATAAAGGCAATCGAAAAATGGTGCGAGGAGAATCTGGGATGA
- a CDS encoding phage antirepressor KilAC domain-containing protein, whose protein sequence is MTTNTPTLFSSGEFELSIMPSAEHGFIVIASSLAKALGFRDAFRLTESIPADQKGYTTAETPGGPQKVWYLTEAGFYHAIGRRQPARIKDPAMRAQVERFQAWVFSDVLPSVRRHGMYATPDAVDAMLSDPDMAIRLLQQIKEERAARAALEEKAMRDAPKVLFADAVSMSDSTILVGDLAKILRGNGIDIGATRLFSVLRKHGYLVSRKGSDWNSPTQKAMDLGLFKIKETAVTHSDGHVTVNRTPKVTGKGQAYFIDRFLSGRLNISAA, encoded by the coding sequence ATGACGACCAATACCCCCACCCTGTTCTCGTCCGGCGAGTTCGAGCTAAGCATCATGCCGTCCGCTGAACACGGCTTCATCGTTATTGCCTCATCGCTGGCGAAAGCGTTGGGCTTTCGAGATGCTTTTCGTCTCACGGAGAGCATTCCCGCAGACCAGAAGGGTTACACGACGGCGGAGACCCCCGGCGGACCTCAAAAAGTCTGGTACTTGACGGAGGCCGGGTTCTATCACGCGATAGGCCGCCGGCAGCCAGCACGAATCAAAGACCCGGCTATGCGCGCCCAGGTCGAACGGTTCCAGGCATGGGTTTTCTCTGACGTCCTTCCCTCGGTTCGTCGCCACGGCATGTACGCAACCCCTGACGCTGTGGATGCGATGCTCTCTGACCCAGACATGGCGATCCGACTACTTCAACAGATCAAGGAGGAGCGCGCGGCTCGTGCCGCACTTGAAGAGAAGGCCATGCGTGACGCGCCGAAAGTCTTGTTCGCTGATGCGGTGAGTATGTCAGATTCAACGATCCTTGTCGGTGATCTCGCGAAGATTCTGCGGGGTAACGGTATTGACATCGGTGCGACCAGGTTGTTCTCAGTCCTTCGCAAGCACGGCTACCTGGTCAGTCGTAAGGGTTCTGATTGGAATAGTCCGACACAAAAAGCAATGGACCTTGGCTTGTTCAAGATTAAGGAGACGGCGGTGACGCATTCGGATGGCCACGTCACGGTGAACCGCACACCGAAAGTCACTGGGAAGGGGCAGGCGTATTTTATTGACCGGTTCTTATCGGGCCGCCTCAATATAAGCGCCGCCTAA
- a CDS encoding helix-turn-helix domain-containing protein → MTESNFPHGLLSTTQVAERLGITRNTVLQRLATDRLVPAMKLPGRTGAYLFDPAVIESIACEDAAHESEEN, encoded by the coding sequence ATGACCGAATCAAACTTCCCACATGGGTTACTTAGCACCACACAGGTAGCTGAGCGTCTCGGCATCACTCGCAACACTGTCCTTCAGCGTCTAGCTACCGATCGCTTGGTCCCAGCAATGAAGCTTCCGGGTCGCACTGGCGCTTACCTGTTCGATCCTGCCGTGATCGAGTCCATCGCGTGCGAGGATGCCGCGCACGAATCTGAGGAGAACTAA
- a CDS encoding helix-turn-helix transcriptional regulator: MTVDAALGNIPQITKAVRLRLAREHAGLEQAELAERIGASRRTIGSAERGERDPRRTLVMAWALATGVPLQWIETGRVPSPDGDGTHMLPRLDSNQQPFD, translated from the coding sequence ATGACTGTTGATGCTGCATTGGGGAACATCCCTCAGATAACCAAGGCTGTGCGTCTACGCCTAGCCAGGGAACATGCTGGCCTTGAACAGGCTGAACTCGCCGAACGGATCGGCGCGTCTCGTCGAACGATAGGGTCAGCAGAGCGTGGTGAGCGCGATCCTAGGAGAACGCTAGTAATGGCATGGGCACTCGCAACTGGCGTGCCGTTGCAGTGGATAGAAACAGGAAGGGTCCCGTCACCTGATGGCGACGGGACCCATATGCTCCCGCGGTTGGACTCGAACCAACAACCGTTCGATTAA
- a CDS encoding isochorismatase family protein, whose protein sequence is MPRALLVVDAQNDFTEGGPLGVEGATGVFERIAAHLGAHSGDYAVIIATQDWHIDPGSHWADEPDYVNSWPRHCAAGSDGAELNGIISAALARVEAIPVLTVVKGEYEAAYSGFEGHVPEHAGEQQGHHLAGQSLDQALRAYDIDELDIVGLATDYCVRATALDAIRHGYTIRLLTDMVTAIDASAGRAVCAEISAAGGQIA, encoded by the coding sequence ATGCCCCGTGCGCTACTGGTCGTCGATGCCCAGAACGATTTCACCGAAGGTGGCCCACTGGGAGTGGAGGGAGCGACCGGAGTCTTTGAACGGATCGCAGCCCACCTCGGCGCGCATTCAGGGGATTACGCCGTCATCATTGCCACTCAGGACTGGCATATCGATCCGGGGTCTCACTGGGCTGACGAACCGGATTACGTCAACAGTTGGCCGCGTCACTGCGCTGCCGGCTCAGATGGTGCGGAACTAAACGGCATCATCTCGGCCGCTCTCGCACGCGTGGAGGCCATCCCGGTATTGACCGTGGTCAAGGGGGAGTACGAGGCAGCGTATTCGGGTTTTGAAGGCCACGTCCCTGAGCATGCGGGAGAACAGCAAGGGCATCACCTGGCAGGTCAGAGCCTTGATCAGGCGTTGCGGGCCTATGACATCGACGAATTAGACATCGTCGGCCTCGCCACCGACTACTGTGTGCGGGCCACCGCCCTGGATGCCATCAGGCACGGGTACACCATTCGTCTGCTCACGGATATGGTGACGGCGATTGATGCATCCGCCGGACGTGCCGTGTGCGCGGAGATTTCAGCAGCCGGTGGACAGATCGCGTAA